attccatttttttaaatattataaaataaatttttaaaatatatttcaaagttTCTTTTCTATTGATTGAATATATATCGCAtactagaaaataaaattgaataaaaatatactaaacTTAACAAAcagaaacttaaaataaaaaagttaaattcagGAATATTAGCGATTATATATcttatataagaataaaataaaggtaTATATTTAAGagtaattttgaaaatagttGTTTAAGAATtcatacttttataataatataatttaaaaacataaagaaaaattaatataaaggtTAAAAagttagatatttttaaattgaggGGTTATAAGATTGTTTTTAGGTAAAAATATTGTAtgattactttttaaaaattaattttaatcattatttttaattttttactctttataaacatttttacaattaaatataacattaacaattatcattttatattactttaataattaggggcattttgataatctttaatttttatcaattaaacaaattttttaaaattgtcacatcaatcaaattcaacaTTAATTCTTACCGactttatttctaaattcactctcaattacctccaaatccactcatttctaaattcactttcaattacctccaaatccactcaagtaaacataaaaaaatttaccctCAAATATCCTCAAATTTATTCAATCAGTCTttcccaaatcatctcccccaatcACCTCAATCCAAGTAAACACAACATTAATGATTCGGTAAAGGTTTGTTAACATAATTATTCTTGACTTTAAAATGATGGGATAGAGAGTATTATCAGTagaataaattcaatatataaatccaaatataattaattttaaagattttgctATTCCGAAAAAATTGaggatatataaatatatgatatttaaaaatcCATTGTTTTTTAATCACAacccaataaaaaaaagaggaaaatggattttttcttcaacatcaAACAAATTAATGTGTTCAACAATCACGGTGGTAAATAAAACcataatagttaaaataatttcaagcataacaaaatttattatgtaacaaagaaataaaaagaaaaattaaaaacagactTGCAAAACTGCGGTAAATTAACTCTGAGTATAACTTTGTGGTAATTTTTAATGTAGTATCTATAGGATGCCTGATTCAAACTACTTATTATTAGAGTATGCACGACATGGTATTTAGTTGATAAACATtgtctaatttaattaaagggATACTCGTGATAACATcacaattattagaaaaataaaatactctaGATACTAACAAGATATACAATCGACAAAAACTGTCAacacttattttgttttgaaatctgCTTTCAGTCAACTTTTTCTGATTGTTATGTCCTCTGCTCCTctctaaataagttatcaacaATCCTCCTacatcatttttcttattttgtttttacctAATCAAAGTCAAAGGCTAGTAGTGGCATTTTGAAGAACTTGGGGACgcagaaaaaaatattaggtGCAGGAAGTAACCCCCTGAAAGACATCTAAACCGAATGCGAGCGAAGCCCAATAGTAGCATGGCAGCATTCTGGGCCAGTTATAATTTGAAGTAACCTGTCCCCAATAAAGGCTTCGGGTTGTGGTCCATTTCAACAGTGATCATCATGATAGCAAACAACTACAATATATTTACCAGAAAATTTTAACCGGTTAACGAAACCCATCCAGAACCATTTAATATTTGTGAAATGGATAAAAGATTCTTAAAGTGCAGAACTGGTTGCATTAGTCAgcccttgaaataaaacctaaagtaagttattaaattatttgtttaatattattttgatactcaaatatagtaatatttaaagTGCGGTGTAGTGTGCATTTATTGCTATTTAAGCTTCAAGGAATGAGACACAGCCACATAAGTATGAAGAATGATATGTAGTGTGCATTCATTGGTGATAGTTGGGAAGTGTGTTTAAATGTGTGACGTTGGTTAGTAATACTATTAGAAAACTCGTATAAGATTTGTTTATATCATGCTATAAATTGGTTTTTGGAGTTGGCTTGTAAGAGCAATGTTTGTCAATACCTAGAACTATATATCCGATCAACATTTTTTCTGGTTTTAGCATGCAATGGTGCTTTGATTTGATTCGAGTAGCCATCGCCATTTCTCCTCCTCagcttttataaataaatggtaataatttagttttattgcTCAACAAATGATTAAAAAGGCATGTGATGATAGCATTATTGAGTAAGAATAActagcaaagaaaaaaaaaagaaaaaagggagaGTAGTTGAGGTGGGGTTGTAGAAAAAGACGAATTGGTGATAAGGTTGAATGGTGAAGTTAATGCGTCCACAGCAGCACGAAAACGACATGGAAATCAAAAGGTTCAGTTATGCTCTGCCAAGGAATCAACAGTAAGGCCCGGCCCGGCCCAGCTCCATCTACCCACTACCATTGCCCAATTCGGACAAGCTCAACCCATCTACGAAATTTAGATCTCTGCATTACCTTAACCGACAAACACTACAAACCTCTGTTTCCATATAATATATCACACACACTACGATATGTTGTACTTTCTGAGTTATTCACAGTACTGAATATTTTCGCATCTTGTCATGTATATTAGGGTATTGAAAATGATAGCTATGAAtgttggaatatatatatatatatatatatatatatatatatatatatatatatatatatatatatatatatatatatatatatatatatatatatatttaacttagaGAAATTTTCAATCTTTGACAATCACGCACATCGCCATCTTGATAGGCTAGCTAACTTGTTTGTAATCTTTCTGGCGTCCTTTGCACAAGAAAAGCCCTTTGAATGTGTTGTGAAGAAAAGATGGTGCATTTACCCAAGTATTAACCAAATACTACAATTTCATGCGATCAAcatcttttcaattttgttggCTGTTTAAAAGATAAAGACGAAAGGAAAAAGTCAAAAGAAAATCCCTGTCATACAAACAAAAGGTGACAGCGGATAGTTTAGCGTCCAAGTAATATTGCAGACacttgtttatatattattactattatttctgtgtaaaatattatttttttaaccattaGATTTacttttaatctaaaatattgGTGGTGCGCTTGCTATATTCTCTCTCTTTATCTtggaaaagtataaaaatacttttgaCATGTAAAAGGTCTTCCATTGTTTAGTTTATTTCGATGTTCTCAGACACTGTTTCTGATTTTGTATTTCTGGTTTTGCAGAAATCCAGGAGCGAAACTGCAATGGTTAAGAAGTTGGGTATTAAGAATGTAGAATGGAAAAGCGTGAGTTATACACGGTAAGGCATCAACTTTCCGTGTGAAAAGTTGAGCTAATCCattcttttcaataattttCATCATTAAAGAGATTGCAACCAAAGTTTGTTGCCATTAACTTATCATACACCCGACAGTCATATATTACACATAACTTATTATCATGACTAAGGATTGAAGATTAGATGCCCCACTTACATCACGGTGGTGCCGAAACCAACACAATTAAACTGGcataaaaacaagaaataagaagagcaCATGTCATACAGAGTCATCGGATGGAccatatacatatatagatatagttatttaagtattattatcGGAAACAAGAGAGTAAGATTGAGGgattaattgattgattagCTAGGTGGATGAGCACATAATTTAGGAGTAAGATTCCCACTTAAAAAAGGGCATCTATTTCGCTCTGTCTTGAATTACATCGAATCCCATCTCAGTTGGGTCAGTGGCCTGAACTTCATAGCTTATTCCATCCAGAGCTCTTCTCAGCCCATCCTTTGATGTTGCGTACAGCATCTTTGCTCTTATCCTTGATGCTGTTGGAGACCTGACAAATTTtgcaaaaaacaaaatcaaccaTCTTATTTAATTCCCACCATAATTGCATTTGCAcctaaaaaataacttaaattacACTATTGGGTAATGGGTCATtttccaattacattattttgcCCTAAAGAGTCAAAATTTATACAAGAATGGTGCAGGGTGAGTTGCAAACAACCATGGTTCTGGTGCTGATGACAGTCATGACATACGAACAATACAAGGCTGATTAACTCAAGAAATGTGTCAGTAAATgaattgtatatatatagatacCATGCAATGAAGAAGATCTTGCTCTTCCGGCAGTTATCGACGGTGACAAAATCAAAATCGAACACGGCATATCTACAATCGTCGTCGGGCAAAGATGCTGCAAGATCACCGTAGCTTTCGCCGGGACCACCAACCTTATCAACGGTCACAAGCCTTGACTTTTCATCGATCTTAAACACTATGTATCTATGcaccttcttccacttcatttCCAT
The Vigna angularis cultivar LongXiaoDou No.4 chromosome 5, ASM1680809v1, whole genome shotgun sequence genome window above contains:
- the LOC108339547 gene encoding actin-depolymerizing factor 5, with translation MAMAFKMATTGMWVTDECKNSFMEMKWKKVHRYIVFKIDEKSRLVTVDKVGGPGESYGDLAASLPDDDCRYAVFDFDFVTVDNCRKSKIFFIAWSPTASRIRAKMLYATSKDGLRRALDGISYEVQATDPTEMGFDVIQDRAK